In Lathyrus oleraceus cultivar Zhongwan6 chromosome 2, CAAS_Psat_ZW6_1.0, whole genome shotgun sequence, the DNA window AGACACTGATTGTTGGGAATTGTTGAAACAGAGAGCCTTTGGACCAAATGAGGAAGAGAGGGAAGAACTTGTGGCCATAGGAAAGGAGATAGTAAAGAAGTGCGGGGGAGTGCCTCTTGCAGCAATGGCATTAGGAAGTCTGTTGCGTTTCAAAAGAAAGGAAATAGAGTGGCTCAATGTCAAGGAAAGCCAGCTATGGAATTTACAAGGTGAAGATCATGTCATGCCTGCCTTAAGATTGAGCTATTTGAATTTGCCAGTAAAACTGAGACCGTGTTTTGCCTTGTGTGCACTGTTTCCCAAAGACAAAATAATAGACAAGAAATTTTTGATTGATCTTTGGATGGCTAACGGTTTTATTTCATCTAATGGAATGCTGGAAGCAGAAGATATTGGCAATGAGGTGTGGAATGAGTTATATTGGAGATCATTTTTTCAAGATATAGAGATAGATGATATTGGTGAAATTGAACAATTTAAAATGCATGACCTTGTTCATGATCTTGCTCAATCTATTGCGGAAGAGGTTAGTTGTTACATTCCAAAATCAAACCTATCTAAAAGAATTCGCCACCTCTCAATTTATGGTGAGAAATCTTCTATGATAGTCGGTTCAAAACAGTTGCATGAAATCAAATCATTAAGGACCTTTTTAAGTCGTCCATACAATTGTTCCCCACCTCAAATACTAAAATGTTATTCTCTACGAGTACTTGATTTCGAAAGAATGAAAGAGTTGTCATCTTCGATTTTTCGTTTGAAACATTTAAGATACTTGAATCTTTCCCGTGGAGAATTCAAAACTCTTCCAGAATCTTTATGCGAGTTATGGAATTTGCAGATTTTAAAGTTAGATTATTGTAAAAGTCTCCAAAGGTTGCCTGATAGGTTGGTACAGTTGAAAGCTCTACAACATCTATCTTTGAAGCGCTGTAACTCGCTATCAAGTTTGCCTCCACATATAAGTAAAATGGTTTCTCTAAAAACTTTAACCATGTATGTTGTTGGCATGGAGAAAGGGTTTCTTTTGGCGGAACTAGGACAGATGAATCTTAAAGGAAGCCTTTACATTAAACACTTGGAGAGAGTTGAAAGTGTGATGGATGCCAATGAAGCTAATATGTTGAGAAAGCAAGTGAACAATTTGGAATTGGAATGGGAGATAAATGAAGAGTCCCAATTACAAGAAAACGTTAAAGAGATTCTTGAAGTGCTTCAACCTCAAACCCAACAACTTCAAAGTCTGAGAGTGAGAGGATATACAGGTGCCTATTTCCCACAATGGATGTCTAGTTCGTCTCTAACTATTTTAACTCATCTACAACTTGTGAGTTGCGAAAGTTGTTTACACCTTTCAGACTTGGGGAAACTTCCTTCTCTAACGAATCTAATAGTATCTAACCTGAGTCATGTAAAATACCTATATGAGGAGGATTCATGCAATGGTGGAGTTGCAGGAGGTTTCACAAAACTAGAAAAATTGGAACTAGAGCAGTTGCCGAACCTGGTAAGGTTATCAAGGGAGGATAGAGATAACATGTTTCCGTGCCTTTCAAATTTTGAAATTACAGAATGTCCTATACTGTTGGAGTTGCCTTGCCTTCCTTCTCTTAGTGGTTTGCTTATAGAAGGGAAATGCAGCCAACATTTGCTAAGTTCAATTCATAGACTCGGTAGTCTTGAATTCCTTTGTTTCAACAGTCATACAGAGCTAAGTTTCTTTCCAACTGGGATGCTAAGAGACCTCACTTCTCTAAAGAATCTTTACATTCATGGCCTTTCCAAACTTGAGCAACTTCCAACTGATATCAATAACACTAATGTTATCCAAGCAATACATATTAGTGGTTGCGAGAACCTCAAGTCATTGGCAGATGAAGTATTACATGGATTGCACTCTCTTAAGACATTGAGTATTACGAGCTGCCAAAAGTTCAACCTATCAGAAAATTTTCAATACCTCACTTGTCTTGAGGATTTGACAGTCCAAGGTTGCCCAGAAATAGAAGGTTTGCATGAGGCATTACAACATATGTGTGCTCTTGAATCTTTGTCATTGGCTAATCTTCCGAACCTGGCATCCTTACCTGACTGGTTAGGAAACCTTGCCTTGCTTCAAGAATTGGAGATTTCTAATTGTCCAAAGGTGACATGTCTTCCCATGAGCATTCAACGCCTTACTAGTCTGAAACATTTGAGAATTCACGGTTGCAGTGAATTAGAGAAACGATGTAAAGAGAACACTGGTGAAGATTGGCACAAAATAGCCCACGTTCAAGATATTGTCATAGGGAGTAGGTTTGATTCTATGCATGTGTaagataattttttatttattttaaactTTTCCTTTATAATAATGTATTTGATCTCTATGAATAAAAATCGTGAAAGCAAATTCTAATTATTTTGTTAAGCAAAACTAAAATTGCACATCGTACATACTGAGCTTGTGTTTAAGAATCTTTGAAGATCATTATAATGTTTAATAAatattcaaataaaataaaatgcgATAATGTAATCTCTCTTATtctatttgttttattttttctttcttcttcctAAACCCCTCATCCTATTTTATTATCTTTTTCTTTCATCTTTATAGATATGGGTTGTCAATATCTTTTCTTGCATAAAAAACAACGTACAGAAATTATTGAAGTCAAAGAAAAGAAGTTAACacaaaaatataaaattaaattttatttatctaacattttttaatttaattttaaatttgtattttaatttatttattttatatttatgttaATTAGAGATTGTTTTAGAGTAATGCCTATAAGAAACTGAAAGAAAAGAACTGTGTAAATAATACATTCTTTACTCATTAGGTTCTGACATGTATATATACAACGTAAACCTAAATGGAGTGAGTCAGACTAACAACTTTCCTAGAAACTCTCCACTCCACTAATTAGGTGAGTGAATAATGAGTGATTACAAATCATAATAATTAAAGGAAATTAAAttctaattattattattattgatatcCTCCCGCAAGTTGTATGGTCTGAATGAGAGATGCAACTTGGACAATAAGTAATCGAATTGAGGACGAAGCAGGAGTTTGGTTAGAATATCAGCAAGTTGATCATCGGTAGAAACAAAGGATACGCGAAACTTGCCACGTTGAACATTTTCTCGGACAAAGTGATATGCTAATGCTATATGTTTCATCCGAGAGTGAAATACATGATTAGCACTAAGATGGGTAGCACCGAGAGTGTCACAATAGATGACTGGATTGGCTGTTGGAGTGTGGCCAAGTTCGGTGAG includes these proteins:
- the LOC127123124 gene encoding putative disease resistance protein RGA4; the encoded protein is MAEAVLELVLTNLSSLIRNELDLFLGFDQDFNSLSSLLTTIKATLEDAEEKQFSDRAIKDWLLKLKDAAYVLEDILDECATQVLEMESKGLSHKVQSSFLSCFHPKHNVFRYQIAKRMKRIRERLDEIAQERSKFHLMEIVREKRSGVLDWRQTTSIITQPQVYGREQDKDRIIEFLVGDASSFEDLSVYQIVGLGGLGKTTLAQLIFNHDKVVSHFELRIWVCVSEDFSLKRITKAIIESATGHACAELDLEPLQRKLLDLLKGKKYLLVLDDVWDDEQENWRMLKSVLACGGKGASILVTTRLLKVAAIMGTIPPHDLSILLDTDCWELLKQRAFGPNEEEREELVAIGKEIVKKCGGVPLAAMALGSLLRFKRKEIEWLNVKESQLWNLQGEDHVMPALRLSYLNLPVKLRPCFALCALFPKDKIIDKKFLIDLWMANGFISSNGMLEAEDIGNEVWNELYWRSFFQDIEIDDIGEIEQFKMHDLVHDLAQSIAEEVSCYIPKSNLSKRIRHLSIYGEKSSMIVGSKQLHEIKSLRTFLSRPYNCSPPQILKCYSLRVLDFERMKELSSSIFRLKHLRYLNLSRGEFKTLPESLCELWNLQILKLDYCKSLQRLPDRLVQLKALQHLSLKRCNSLSSLPPHISKMVSLKTLTMYVVGMEKGFLLAELGQMNLKGSLYIKHLERVESVMDANEANMLRKQVNNLELEWEINEESQLQENVKEILEVLQPQTQQLQSLRVRGYTGAYFPQWMSSSSLTILTHLQLVSCESCLHLSDLGKLPSLTNLIVSNLSHVKYLYEEDSCNGGVAGGFTKLEKLELEQLPNLVRLSREDRDNMFPCLSNFEITECPILLELPCLPSLSGLLIEGKCSQHLLSSIHRLGSLEFLCFNSHTELSFFPTGMLRDLTSLKNLYIHGLSKLEQLPTDINNTNVIQAIHISGCENLKSLADEVLHGLHSLKTLSITSCQKFNLSENFQYLTCLEDLTVQGCPEIEGLHEALQHMCALESLSLANLPNLASLPDWLGNLALLQELEISNCPKVTCLPMSIQRLTSLKHLRIHGCSELEKRCKENTGEDWHKIAHVQDIVIGSRFDSMHV